A window of the Mesorhizobium opportunistum WSM2075 genome harbors these coding sequences:
- a CDS encoding GFA family protein yields MPVLLKGSCRCNAVRFEVESHTPVPFMLCYCSICRKQQGGGGFAINLGADYETLNIRGKRSLGVYRAEIEDDEHPHCEISTGERNFCKKCGSALWLYDPTWPELVHPFASAIDSDLPKPPEKVHLMLKYKANWVEPDVGKGDKTFDVYPEESIADWHKRTGMWVE; encoded by the coding sequence ATGCCTGTCCTGCTCAAAGGCTCGTGCCGCTGCAATGCCGTCCGTTTCGAGGTGGAAAGCCACACGCCGGTGCCGTTCATGCTGTGCTACTGCTCGATTTGCCGCAAGCAGCAGGGCGGTGGCGGTTTCGCCATCAATCTCGGCGCCGACTACGAAACGCTGAACATCCGGGGCAAGAGGAGCCTTGGCGTCTACCGCGCCGAGATCGAGGACGACGAGCATCCGCATTGCGAAATCTCGACCGGCGAGCGCAATTTCTGCAAGAAATGTGGATCAGCACTTTGGCTCTACGACCCGACCTGGCCGGAGCTGGTGCATCCCTTCGCCTCGGCGATCGACAGCGACCTGCCGAAACCGCCTGAAAAGGTACACCTGATGCTGAAATACAAGGCGAACTGGGTCGAGCCGGATGTCGGCAAAGGCGACAAGACTTTTGACGTCTATCCCGAGGAATCGATCGCCGACTGGCACAAGCGGACGGGGATGTGGGTGGAGTGA
- the sufA gene encoding Fe-S cluster assembly scaffold SufA, translated as MGRFAVITMTEKAADRVREIVATRENAHGIRLGIKKGGCAGMEYTVDLVTEPNTKDDHIERDGAHVYVAPEAALFLFGTEMDFEQTTLRTGFTFHNPNQSSACGCGESVELKPADLKALAEARASA; from the coding sequence ATGGGACGCTTTGCCGTCATCACCATGACCGAAAAGGCCGCCGACCGGGTGCGCGAGATCGTGGCCACGCGTGAGAACGCGCATGGCATTCGCCTTGGCATCAAGAAGGGCGGCTGCGCCGGTATGGAATACACGGTCGATCTGGTGACCGAACCCAACACCAAGGACGACCACATCGAGCGCGACGGCGCTCATGTCTATGTGGCGCCTGAGGCGGCCCTGTTCCTGTTCGGCACCGAGATGGATTTCGAGCAGACGACGCTGCGCACCGGCTTCACCTTCCACAATCCGAACCAGAGTTCGGCTTGCGGTTGCGGCGAATCCGTTGAACTGAAGCCTGCGGATTTGAAGGCGCTGGCCGAAGCACGCGCTTCGGCTTGA
- a CDS encoding SUF system Fe-S cluster assembly protein, translated as MDDASPTAETTAETAANAVVSASAIPADELARLTDDIVSALKTVYDPEIPADIYELGLVYKIDIEDDRSVKIDMTLTAPGCPVAGEMPGWVENAVGAVEGVSGVEVNMTFDPPWSPDRMSEEAQVAVGWY; from the coding sequence ATGGATGACGCGAGCCCCACTGCCGAGACCACCGCGGAAACCGCCGCCAACGCCGTGGTTTCGGCGTCCGCCATTCCCGCCGACGAACTGGCGCGGTTGACCGACGACATCGTTTCGGCGCTGAAGACGGTCTACGACCCGGAAATCCCCGCCGACATTTACGAGCTCGGCCTCGTCTACAAGATCGACATCGAGGACGACCGCTCGGTCAAGATCGACATGACGCTGACCGCCCCCGGCTGCCCGGTGGCCGGCGAAATGCCCGGCTGGGTCGAAAATGCTGTCGGCGCCGTCGAAGGCGTTTCCGGCGTCGAGGTCAACATGACCTTCGACCCGCCCTGGTCGCCCGACCGCATGTCGGAAGAGGCACAGGTGGCGGTGGGCTGGTATTAA
- a CDS encoding cysteine desulfurase: MNAPGKIGDFYDVEAIRRDFPILSREVYGKPLVYLDNGASAQKPQVVLDTIQHAYSQEYANVHRGLHFLSNAATDAYEKARETVRRFLNAPSTDNIVFTSNTTSAINTVAYGYGMPNIGEGDEIVLSIMEHHSNIVPWHFIRERQGAKLVWVPVDDLGIFHIEEFEKRLTDRTKLVAITQMSNALGTVTPIKEIVRIAHARGIPVLVDGSQSAVHMPIDVQDLDCDFFVFTGHKVYGPSGIGVLYGKKDIFQGMRPFMGGGEMIEEVTEDIVTYNEPPHRFEAGTPPIVQAIGLGAALEYMEKIGRERIAAHEEDLKIYAHERLRAINSLRIFGDAPGKGAIISFELQGIHAHDVSMVIDRQGVAVRAGTHCAQPLLKRFGVTSTCRASFGMYNTRAEVDALAEALEKARKFFG, encoded by the coding sequence ATGAACGCTCCAGGCAAGATTGGAGATTTCTACGACGTCGAGGCGATCCGCCGCGACTTCCCGATCCTGTCGCGGGAAGTCTATGGCAAGCCGCTGGTCTATCTCGACAATGGCGCCTCGGCGCAGAAGCCGCAGGTGGTGCTGGATACGATCCAGCATGCCTATTCCCAGGAATATGCCAACGTGCATCGCGGCCTGCATTTCCTGTCCAATGCGGCCACCGACGCCTATGAAAAGGCGCGGGAAACGGTGCGTCGCTTCCTCAACGCACCGAGCACCGACAACATCGTCTTCACCTCCAACACGACGTCGGCCATCAACACGGTCGCCTATGGCTATGGGATGCCCAACATCGGCGAGGGCGACGAGATCGTGCTGTCGATCATGGAGCATCACTCCAACATCGTGCCCTGGCATTTCATTCGTGAGCGGCAGGGCGCGAAACTGGTCTGGGTGCCGGTCGACGATCTCGGCATCTTCCACATCGAGGAATTCGAGAAGCGCCTGACCGACCGCACCAAACTGGTCGCCATCACCCAGATGTCGAACGCGCTGGGCACGGTGACCCCGATCAAGGAAATCGTGCGCATCGCGCACGCGCGGGGCATTCCGGTGCTCGTCGATGGCAGCCAGAGCGCTGTCCATATGCCCATCGACGTCCAGGACCTCGACTGCGACTTCTTCGTCTTCACCGGCCATAAGGTCTATGGGCCCTCGGGCATCGGCGTGCTCTATGGCAAGAAGGACATTTTCCAGGGCATGCGCCCCTTCATGGGCGGCGGCGAGATGATCGAGGAGGTGACGGAAGACATCGTCACCTACAATGAGCCGCCGCACCGCTTCGAGGCCGGCACGCCGCCGATCGTCCAAGCGATCGGGCTCGGTGCCGCGCTGGAGTATATGGAAAAAATCGGCCGCGAGCGCATTGCCGCGCATGAGGAAGACCTCAAGATCTATGCTCATGAACGGCTGCGCGCCATCAACTCGCTGCGCATTTTCGGCGACGCTCCAGGCAAGGGCGCCATCATATCGTTCGAACTCCAGGGTATTCATGCCCATGACGTGTCGATGGTGATAGATAGGCAAGGCGTGGCGGTCCGCGCCGGCACCCATTGCGCCCAGCCGCTGTTGAAACGCTTTGGCGTAACCTCCACATGCAGGGCATCGTTCGGCATGTATAATACCAGGGCCGAAGTCGACGCTTTGGCTGAAGCGCTTGAAAAAGCGCGCAAGTTCTTCGGGTGA
- the sufD gene encoding Fe-S cluster assembly protein SufD: MNIHTQPQRTPAETALIDAFGDRLSLLPGDGAVMLKRDDAIEAIKHGLPTRRVESWHYTDLRRLLNAVPDFDPAAAPKAVGPIVEGSAVLAVLNGKSDAKMPAVDGVTVERLSEKLTDGSIAPGLDPYGSDDAIGALNTAFVADGYFVDIADGAELEKPIELQNLQAGGQTHVRLPVRVGAGAKAVIVERQAGEGAALTSSVSQLVLGEGADVTWLIVQEQPETATHLAQFKAHIGKDAKLTLFVMNAGGRLVRQEIVVRTTGEGADFKLRGINLLAGDTHTDVTMVLDHAVPHTTSTEIVRNVVTGKARGVFQGRINVHQYAQKTNAKMACNTLLLSDDGEFSTKPELEIFADDVVCGHGATVTEIDHDHLFYLMARGVDEKSARGLLVKAFVAEVIEELDDEAIVDALEARLDSWFVAHG, from the coding sequence ATGAATATTCACACACAACCCCAGCGGACACCGGCCGAGACGGCGTTGATCGACGCCTTCGGCGACCGGCTGTCGCTGCTGCCGGGCGATGGCGCGGTGATGCTGAAGCGCGACGACGCCATCGAAGCGATCAAGCACGGCCTGCCGACGCGGCGCGTCGAATCCTGGCACTACACGGACCTTCGCCGGCTGCTGAACGCGGTGCCGGATTTCGATCCGGCTGCCGCCCCCAAGGCCGTTGGTCCGATCGTCGAAGGCTCTGCCGTGCTGGCGGTCCTGAACGGCAAGTCCGATGCGAAGATGCCGGCGGTGGACGGCGTCACCGTTGAGCGTCTGTCGGAAAAGCTGACCGACGGCAGCATCGCGCCGGGGCTCGATCCCTATGGCAGCGACGATGCCATCGGGGCGCTGAACACGGCATTCGTCGCCGATGGGTATTTTGTCGACATCGCCGACGGTGCCGAACTGGAAAAGCCGATCGAATTGCAGAATTTGCAGGCCGGCGGCCAGACCCATGTGCGCCTGCCGGTGCGTGTCGGTGCCGGCGCCAAGGCGGTCATCGTCGAACGCCAGGCCGGCGAGGGTGCGGCGTTGACCAGTTCGGTCAGCCAACTCGTGCTCGGCGAGGGCGCCGACGTGACATGGCTGATCGTCCAGGAACAGCCCGAGACCGCGACGCATCTGGCGCAGTTCAAGGCCCATATCGGCAAGGACGCGAAGCTGACGCTGTTCGTCATGAATGCCGGCGGCAGGCTGGTGCGCCAGGAGATCGTGGTCAGGACAACCGGCGAAGGCGCCGATTTCAAGCTGCGCGGCATCAATCTGCTGGCTGGCGACACCCACACCGACGTGACCATGGTGCTCGACCATGCCGTGCCGCATACGACCTCGACCGAAATTGTCCGCAACGTGGTGACGGGCAAGGCGCGCGGCGTCTTCCAGGGCCGCATCAACGTCCATCAGTATGCGCAGAAGACCAACGCCAAGATGGCCTGCAACACGCTGCTGTTGTCGGACGATGGCGAGTTCTCGACCAAGCCCGAGCTCGAAATCTTCGCCGACGACGTCGTCTGCGGTCATGGCGCGACGGTCACCGAGATCGACCACGACCATCTCTTCTACCTGATGGCGCGCGGTGTTGACGAGAAGAGCGCCCGCGGCCTTCTGGTCAAGGCGTTCGTCGCCGAGGTGATCGAGGAACTGGACGACGAAGCGATCGTCGACGCGCTCGAAGCGCGGCTCGACAGCTGGTTCGTGGCACACGGGTGA
- the sufC gene encoding Fe-S cluster assembly ATPase SufC, with translation MLEIRNLHARIVDDGTEIIRGLNLTVKAGEVAAIMGPNGSGKSTLSYILAGREDYEVTEGDILYNGQSILEMDPAERATSGIFLAFQYPMEIPGVATMEFLKVAMNEQRKARGEEPLKIPEFLKRVKEAAASLSMDMAMLKRPLNVGFSGGEKKRAEILQMKLLEPKLCVLDETDSGLDIDALKIVSDGVNALRAPDRAFLVITHYQRLLEHIVPDSVHVLYKGQVIKSGDKSLALDLEANGYAGVIGQAA, from the coding sequence ATGCTTGAAATCAGAAACCTCCATGCCCGCATCGTCGATGACGGCACCGAAATCATCCGCGGCCTGAACCTGACGGTAAAAGCCGGCGAGGTCGCCGCGATCATGGGCCCGAACGGCTCGGGCAAATCGACATTGTCCTACATCCTCGCCGGCCGCGAGGATTATGAGGTGACCGAGGGCGACATCCTGTACAATGGCCAGTCGATCCTCGAAATGGATCCGGCCGAGCGCGCGACGTCGGGCATCTTCCTCGCTTTCCAGTATCCGATGGAGATACCGGGCGTGGCGACCATGGAATTCTTGAAAGTGGCCATGAACGAGCAGCGCAAGGCGCGCGGCGAGGAGCCGCTGAAGATCCCGGAATTCCTGAAGCGCGTGAAGGAAGCCGCCGCCTCGCTCAGCATGGACATGGCGATGCTGAAGCGGCCGCTCAATGTCGGCTTCTCCGGCGGCGAGAAGAAGCGTGCCGAGATCCTGCAGATGAAGCTCCTGGAGCCGAAGCTCTGCGTGCTCGACGAGACCGATTCCGGCCTCGACATCGATGCGCTGAAGATCGTTTCCGATGGCGTCAACGCGCTGCGCGCGCCGGACCGGGCGTTCCTGGTCATCACTCATTACCAGCGCCTGCTCGAACACATCGTGCCCGATAGCGTGCACGTGCTCTACAAGGGCCAGGTCATCAAGTCCGGCGACAAATCGCTGGCGCTCGACCTCGAAGCCAACGGCTATGCCGGCGTGATCGGGCAAGCCGCGTGA
- the sufB gene encoding Fe-S cluster assembly protein SufB — MPAVQDTIDRVRKIDVDQYKYGFQTEIAVDKAPKGLSEDIIRFISAKKDEPSWMLEWRLEAYRRWLTLEEPTWARVNYPKIDFQDIYYYAAPKSTPGPSSLSDVDPELLKVYEKLGIPLREQEILAGVQKTDVSELEEASDNVYKSGRVAVDAVFDSVSVVTTFKKELAQAGVIFCSISEAIREHPELVKKYLGSVVPTSDNFYATLNSAVFTDGSFVFVPKGVRCPMELSTYFRMNEKNTGQFERTLIIAEEGAYVSYLEGCTAPQRDENQLHAAVVELVALDDAEIKYSTVQNWYPGDAEGKGGIYNFVTKRGDCRGNRSKISWTQVETGSAITWKYPSCILRGDDSQGEFYSIAVSNGYQQVDSGTKMIHLGKNTSSRIISKGIAAGFSQNTYRGQVSAHRKATNARNFTNCDSLLIGDQCGAHTVPYMEAKNSTAQFEHEATTSKISEDQKFYVMQRGIPEEEAIALIVNGFVKDVIQQLPMEFAVEAQKLIGISLEGSVG; from the coding sequence ATGCCTGCTGTGCAGGACACGATCGATCGGGTCCGAAAGATCGACGTCGACCAATACAAATATGGATTCCAGACCGAGATCGCCGTCGACAAGGCTCCCAAGGGGCTGAGCGAAGACATCATCCGTTTCATTTCGGCCAAGAAGGACGAACCGTCCTGGATGCTGGAATGGCGCCTGGAAGCCTATCGCCGCTGGCTGACGCTGGAAGAGCCGACCTGGGCGCGCGTCAACTATCCCAAGATCGATTTCCAGGACATCTACTACTACGCGGCGCCCAAGAGCACGCCTGGCCCGTCGTCGCTCAGCGACGTCGATCCCGAACTCTTGAAGGTCTATGAGAAGCTCGGCATTCCGCTGCGCGAGCAGGAAATCCTCGCCGGCGTGCAGAAGACGGATGTTTCCGAGCTCGAGGAAGCCAGCGACAATGTCTACAAGTCGGGCCGTGTCGCCGTCGACGCGGTGTTCGATTCCGTCTCGGTGGTCACGACCTTCAAGAAGGAACTGGCGCAGGCCGGCGTCATCTTCTGCTCGATCTCGGAAGCCATCCGCGAGCATCCGGAACTGGTGAAGAAATATCTCGGCTCGGTCGTGCCGACGTCGGACAATTTCTATGCCACGCTGAATTCGGCTGTCTTCACCGACGGCTCGTTCGTCTTCGTGCCCAAGGGCGTGCGCTGCCCGATGGAGCTGTCGACCTATTTCCGCATGAACGAGAAGAACACCGGCCAGTTCGAGCGCACGCTGATCATTGCCGAGGAGGGGGCTTACGTCTCCTATCTCGAAGGCTGCACGGCGCCGCAGCGCGATGAGAACCAGCTTCACGCCGCCGTCGTCGAACTGGTCGCGCTCGACGATGCCGAGATCAAATATTCGACGGTGCAGAACTGGTACCCCGGCGACGCCGAGGGCAAGGGCGGCATCTACAATTTCGTCACCAAGCGCGGCGACTGCCGTGGCAACCGTTCGAAGATCTCGTGGACGCAGGTCGAGACCGGCTCGGCGATCACCTGGAAATATCCGAGCTGCATCCTGCGCGGCGACGATTCCCAGGGCGAGTTCTATTCGATCGCGGTGTCGAACGGCTACCAGCAGGTCGACTCTGGCACCAAGATGATCCATCTCGGCAAGAACACGTCGAGCCGCATCATCTCCAAGGGCATCGCCGCCGGCTTCTCGCAGAACACCTATCGCGGTCAGGTTTCGGCGCACCGCAAGGCGACCAATGCCCGCAACTTCACCAACTGCGACTCGCTGCTGATCGGCGACCAGTGCGGCGCGCACACCGTGCCCTACATGGAAGCCAAGAACTCGACGGCGCAGTTCGAGCACGAAGCGACGACCTCGAAGATTTCCGAGGACCAGAAGTTCTACGTCATGCAGCGCGGCATTCCCGAGGAGGAAGCCATCGCGCTGATCGTCAACGGCTTCGTCAAGGATGTCATCCAGCAGCTGCCGATGGAGTTCGCCGTCGAGGCGCAGAAGCTGATCGGCATCTCGCTGGAGGGAAGCGTGGGGTGA
- a CDS encoding cysteine desulfurase family protein, which translates to MAAKRAYLDYNASAPLLAAAREAMVAALDVAANPSSVHAEGRAARRLIETARREVAALVNARPEHVVFTSGATEAASTLLSPDWQMGRGSVRMSRLYVSEADHPCLLNGGRFPAAQVTRIGVDANGIADFGALATALGGHDKADGLPLVAIHAANNETGVIQPIDRIAEIVKAAGGVLVVDAVQATGRVSIDMSAGYADYLVLSSHKIGGPKGVGAIVAAADLMMPKPLVNGGGQEKGHRGGTENLAAIAGFGAAAREALNGLQAIDTVRKRRDEIEAIVKTLVPEAEIFGTGAPRLANTTFFAIPGVKAETAQIAFDLAGVALSAGSACSSGKVGPSHVLKAMGYGDSLGALRVSIGSATGAEDIELFRTALAGIAARQAAREKADREEAA; encoded by the coding sequence ATGGCCGCAAAACGTGCCTATCTCGACTACAATGCCAGTGCACCGCTGCTTGCCGCGGCGCGCGAGGCCATGGTCGCGGCACTTGATGTTGCCGCCAACCCGTCATCGGTCCACGCGGAGGGGCGCGCGGCGCGGCGCCTGATCGAGACGGCGAGGCGCGAGGTGGCGGCGCTGGTGAATGCCAGGCCCGAACATGTCGTGTTCACCTCCGGTGCGACCGAAGCCGCCTCGACGCTGCTTTCCCCGGACTGGCAGATGGGACGCGGCAGCGTGCGCATGAGCCGGCTCTACGTCTCCGAGGCGGACCATCCCTGCCTTTTGAATGGCGGGCGCTTTCCCGCGGCGCAGGTGACGCGCATCGGCGTCGATGCCAACGGCATTGCCGATTTCGGCGCTTTGGCCACAGCGCTTGGCGGTCACGACAAGGCCGATGGCCTGCCGCTGGTCGCGATCCATGCCGCCAACAACGAGACCGGCGTCATCCAGCCGATCGATCGCATCGCCGAAATCGTCAAGGCGGCGGGCGGTGTCCTGGTGGTTGACGCGGTCCAGGCAACGGGCCGCGTTTCGATCGATATGTCAGCGGGTTACGCCGATTATTTGGTTCTGTCTTCGCACAAGATCGGCGGCCCCAAGGGTGTCGGCGCCATTGTCGCCGCCGCGGACCTGATGATGCCCAAGCCCCTGGTCAATGGCGGCGGTCAGGAAAAGGGCCATCGCGGCGGCACGGAAAACCTCGCCGCCATTGCCGGTTTTGGCGCTGCCGCGCGTGAGGCCCTGAACGGGCTGCAGGCGATCGATACGGTGCGCAAGCGCCGCGACGAGATCGAGGCCATCGTGAAAACCTTGGTGCCCGAGGCGGAAATCTTTGGAACCGGCGCGCCAAGGCTTGCCAACACGACATTCTTCGCTATTCCCGGCGTCAAGGCCGAAACCGCGCAGATCGCCTTCGATCTTGCCGGCGTGGCGCTGTCGGCGGGCTCCGCCTGTTCGTCGGGCAAGGTCGGGCCGAGCCATGTGCTGAAAGCCATGGGTTACGGTGACAGTCTTGGTGCCTTGCGCGTGTCGATCGGTTCGGCGACGGGCGCCGAGGATATCGAGCTGTTCAGGACCGCACTGGCGGGCATCGCTGCAAGGCAGGCCGCCAGGGAAAAGGCGGATAGAGAAGAAGCCGCGTAG
- a CDS encoding alpha/beta hydrolase produces MPEVIFTGPAGRLEGRYQPSKEKSAPIAIVLHPHPQFGGTMNNKIVYDLFYMFQKRDFTTLRFNFRGIGRSQGEFDHGTGELSDAAAALDWVQSLHPDSKSCWVAGYSFGSWIGMQLLMRRPEIEGFISIAPQPNTYDFSFLAPCPSSGLIIHGDADKVAPPKDVQGLVDKLHTQKGITITQKTLPGANHFFANDADLLIEECSDYLDRRLAGELSDPRPKRLR; encoded by the coding sequence ATGCCTGAGGTCATTTTTACCGGTCCGGCCGGCCGTCTGGAGGGGCGCTACCAACCCTCAAAGGAAAAGAGCGCGCCGATTGCCATCGTGTTGCACCCGCATCCGCAGTTCGGCGGCACGATGAACAACAAGATCGTCTACGACCTCTTCTACATGTTCCAGAAGCGCGATTTCACCACGCTGCGCTTCAACTTCCGCGGCATCGGCCGCAGCCAGGGCGAATTCGACCACGGTACCGGCGAGTTGTCGGACGCGGCGGCTGCGCTCGACTGGGTGCAATCGCTGCATCCGGATTCCAAGAGCTGCTGGGTCGCCGGTTATTCCTTCGGCTCGTGGATCGGCATGCAGCTCCTGATGCGCCGGCCCGAGATCGAAGGCTTCATCTCGATCGCGCCGCAGCCCAACACTTATGACTTCTCATTCCTGGCGCCCTGCCCGTCATCGGGCCTGATCATCCATGGCGACGCCGACAAGGTGGCGCCGCCGAAGGATGTGCAGGGCCTGGTCGACAAGCTGCACACCCAGAAGGGCATCACCATCACGCAGAAGACCTTGCCCGGCGCCAACCATTTCTTCGCCAACGACGCCGATCTGCTGATCGAGGAATGCTCCGACTATCTCGACCGCCGGCTGGCTGGAGAATTGTCGGATCCGCGGCCCAAGCGGTTGAGATAG
- a CDS encoding FMN-binding negative transcriptional regulator, which translates to MYEPPQFQETRPDVLHGLIRAHPLGMLISNGPDGPVANAIPFLLDAPSELSESLPPNGRLRAHLARANPQWRLIADNPASPVLIVFQGTDAYVTPSWYETKRETGKVVPTWNYAIVQVRGTVKVMDDQDWLARQIADLTASQEGVREAPWAVTDAPAPFIQSQIKGIIGLEIEIGEIHGKWKVSQNRPVADRVGVAHGLESEVADSSDMVRLVKSYGGLDGN; encoded by the coding sequence ATGTATGAGCCTCCCCAGTTCCAGGAAACGCGGCCGGATGTCCTGCACGGACTGATCCGGGCGCATCCGCTCGGCATGCTGATCTCGAACGGGCCGGACGGCCCGGTGGCCAACGCCATTCCCTTCTTGCTCGATGCCCCCTCTGAACTTAGTGAAAGCCTGCCGCCGAACGGCAGGCTGCGCGCGCACCTGGCCAGGGCCAACCCGCAATGGCGCCTCATCGCCGACAATCCGGCGTCGCCCGTGCTGATCGTCTTCCAGGGCACCGATGCCTATGTGACGCCGTCCTGGTACGAGACCAAGCGCGAGACCGGCAAGGTGGTGCCGACCTGGAACTACGCCATCGTGCAGGTGCGCGGCACCGTCAAGGTGATGGATGACCAGGACTGGCTGGCACGACAGATCGCGGATCTGACCGCCTCCCAGGAAGGCGTTCGCGAGGCACCCTGGGCGGTGACGGACGCGCCGGCGCCCTTCATCCAGTCGCAGATCAAGGGCATCATTGGGCTGGAGATCGAGATCGGCGAGATCCACGGCAAGTGGAAGGTCAGCCAGAACCGTCCCGTCGCTGATCGCGTCGGCGTCGCGCACGGACTTGAAAGCGAAGTCGCCGATTCGTCCGATATGGTTCGCCTGGTAAAGTCTTACGGTGGCCTGGACGGCAATTAA
- a CDS encoding phosphatase PAP2 family protein gives MVWVLLTAAAFVRLDTPAGMLHGQWSGARFAEFTTQFALGGWYLIPSALLLVAANLIDWRGLSRRSLMLVYNWTCLAFLVLSSVGLSGLLVNVLKYAIGRARPLYFQDFGVLALHPFAFDARFAGFPSGHATTMGAVFGILLLLFPRRWAIALMVTACIASTRVFVGAHYPSDTVAGFGLGCAFALACGLVFARLGFIFRPAASGLPVRKASFRLIAPER, from the coding sequence GTGGTTTGGGTGCTGCTGACGGCGGCGGCCTTTGTCCGTCTCGACACACCGGCAGGGATGCTTCATGGCCAATGGTCGGGGGCACGGTTTGCCGAGTTCACGACCCAGTTCGCTCTCGGCGGCTGGTATCTGATCCCATCGGCGCTCTTGCTCGTCGCGGCCAATCTGATCGATTGGCGAGGCCTTTCACGGCGATCGTTGATGCTCGTCTACAACTGGACCTGCCTGGCATTCCTGGTGCTGAGTTCGGTTGGCCTTTCCGGCTTGCTGGTCAATGTCCTGAAATATGCGATCGGCCGCGCCCGCCCGCTCTACTTCCAGGATTTTGGTGTCCTGGCGTTGCATCCATTCGCCTTTGACGCGCGCTTCGCCGGTTTTCCCTCCGGCCATGCCACGACGATGGGCGCCGTGTTCGGTATTCTTCTGCTCTTGTTTCCACGGCGCTGGGCCATCGCCCTGATGGTCACGGCCTGCATCGCCTCGACCAGGGTCTTCGTCGGCGCGCACTATCCGAGTGACACCGTTGCCGGCTTCGGCCTCGGCTGCGCCTTCGCTCTCGCATGCGGATTGGTCTTTGCCCGGCTGGGCTTCATTTTCCGCCCGGCAGCCTCCGGTTTGCCGGTACGCAAAGCATCGTTCCGGCTGATTGCGCCGGAACGATAG